GGTGTAACTGTGAGACGAGATGGACGGTCTGCTTGCTGAGGCTGTCTGAGGCGTGCAAAGACGCTTCAGCAGTTCTGGTGAAAACCGCCAGCTTCATGAAGAATCTACCTGCTTTTAACCAGCTTCCTCCAAATGACCAGTTCTCACTTCTCAAAGCCTGCTGGGCTCCGCTCTTCATTTTGGGTCTGGCGCAAGAACACGTGGACTTTGAGGTGACGGAGAGCCCGGCtgacagtatgctgaagaagatcCTCCTGAACGGCCAGCAGAGCCCCGAGACGAAGAGAGAGCAGCCCACCATGGCCGGTGTCAGCAAACTGAAATCCTGCCTCAAAAAGTTTTGGACATTGGATTTAAGTCCCAAGGAGTACGCGTACCTCAAAGGGACCACGATATTTAATCCAGGTATGCGTTTTAATGTGAATACTATTGAAACAGTGTCATTTGCTGCaggattgaatgacatatctttacattttacagatgttccagacttaaatgcagctatgtttgTTCAAGGGCTGCAACAAGAAGCTCAGCACGCCCTCAGTGAGGTGGTGCAGCTCCTTCACCCAGGTGACCCGGAGCGGTTTGCCCGCATCCTCCTCACGGCCTCCACGCTGCAGACCATCACGCCCAGCCTCATCACAGAACTCTTCTTCCGGCCCGTGATCGGCCAGACGGATCTGCTCGAGCTGCTCGTCGATATGCTCTTCTGCAGCGAGGCTTCTTGAAACTGCCGAGTCCTCAGGAAAAGAAGGAAGAAAAATTACGCAAAAACATAAAGCTGTAAATGACTGAAGCTGTGGCTACTTTAAAGACTGCAAACATAATATCTGCTAAGTGGAGAGTTTTCCACATCTTAAAAAAAAGACTGTTCATACTGTTAATATGCTGTATTCTATGTGTTCTTCAGTGTTGTAAATAATTTTTGTGTGCATTTCTGCATATTTCAAATAAATATTTTTGTACATGAAGCAAATAGTCCAAATCTGAGTTGCTGCCAATCGACAGACAGATGACAGAGGATGTGTTTGACAAATTTAATGCTTCAAAAACAGTTAAAGGTAATGAAAGATTGCTGAATATCACCCGGCTGAGGTGCCTCCACTTTTTGGGAGCCTGCTCTTGTGAAGCATCTTCAGACAAcccatgttgtgatttggcatgatataaatttaattaaatctcGAAGATTTATGAATACTAAATAGAAATAAGTAAAATGTGTGAGCTCTTAACCTTTTATTTTAGTTAAGACTATGTACAACATGTGCTTCGAGGTGGTCTCCCACTCTGCAATGGATGAAACAGGTAATGAAGATCAGTTGTCAAACCCTCTAGAAATTTGCGGTGTCAGGGTTTCAACAATTAATTcaaaaaggaattcagccaatatACATGTATAGAGGGATATAACTCTGCAGATCTATACATATAGATATACAATTAGCTGAATTGTTTGTTGACATTTTGGCACTGCTAATTTCTAGAGGGACTGATTTACTCAAGTATTGTCTTTCTTGAGGTACTTGTACTTTTAGTATTTCTATATTCTACTACCTCTGACTATGACTTGACTTCTACTTCACTACAAAATCTTAGATGGAAAATATCCTACTTTATTTGGGAGCTTTTGCTGCTAGTTATATTTGTTTactaatgattatttttgtaattgatTACTCTATTAATTAATCCATTAATCTCATGATCGTTTTTTTCCTGTTCTGTTGATTATATTCTGATTCGCTGATTAATTATTTGGTAAACTCATCATAAAATTCCACCAATAACTTTCAATCTTGTATTAAAATACAACATATAAAGGACATCaagtaagaataataataaaaacgtaCACAGCTTTACCGCTTCTCAGAGACACAAGAAGACACACAAAGTAAACTCATGACATATTTTATAGGGCTGTAACTAAAGATGACATTTTCATTATCAAGTAATTGATCTGGTCATTATTTTGCGGGTGGATCAATTAggtgtttggtccataaaatgtctttCAGGGGTTCTCAAAGCCGAAGATGACATTCTCAAATGTGCTGTTTTGTCTCCAATACAAATATATTCAgtttactgataaaaaaaaaaacattcgcatttaagaagctgaaatcagagaatctTGACATTAAAAGACACAAAAGATTAACAAAATAGTTGCTGATGAATTTAATGATTAATCACTgcagctttatatatatatatatatatatatatatatatatatatatatatatataatactataAAGCTCCACATTAATGCATCAATAATTTTAATTGATTAAGACAGTACATTATTTGTCCCAATAGCAAACATAATACATTGTTAGGGTGTCTAAAATGTTGCATAGTAATACAGGTAGATACTAAAAATAATACCATCATGTAGCATATTGTATTCACATAATCAGACATAAGCTTGTAACCAGTGTTCACTAAGATGCTCTTGAGCAAGGTCCTAAGACACCccaggtgtgcagttgagcaaacACAAGTGCTTTCAGATGGAAAAGTCAATTCAGTCAATTTAGAAGGGATAAATTCTGAGACAAAATAAATTTTTACtcttaaatttttttaatttttactctttcCAAAACAGTAATAGTGCAGTAAGCCACACCCAAAGCCAGTTGACTGACAGACTAAGAGAAAAACTGTTTTcttcattattatttattattttgtagtTACTCATATTTTTCATATTTCTATTCGCATTCTATTTTGCTTGATAGTTCCACATgtattcttgtttgtttgttttttttcccttttacgtCACTCTCACCGCCTTGTAGTTTCCGGTCGGTAAAACAGCAGCCAGTGTCTTTTTTATGTAGTACTGGACAAAACACAAATCACATGCACAACTTAAACCAAACTGCCAGTTTGATTACTTATTTGCACAAATTAAACACATTTACAAAATCAGACATTAACAAAAATGATGAAacctgagggtttttttttttgtaatttgtctCCCTCTGGTGAAAATTGTTGGTCATCAGCGACATAAAATCTGTACTaaaacatgagctttttgtccaACAAACATTTTTACTAAAGTCACACTCCGACACTGTATGCGTTATAACTTTTATGTACAAACACAAAAATATAGTCTAAAAGTAAAACCAAATTTTGCTCCATCTGACACACAGAGTGACAGTCGGCCTTGTTTCAATAAAACATttgaccacatcgcaccactggaTTATT
The Thalassophryne amazonica chromosome 7, fThaAma1.1, whole genome shotgun sequence genome window above contains:
- the nr0b2a gene encoding nuclear receptor subfamily 0 group B member 2a; protein product: MDNRCHCSASSDRLSNPILYNILSQVDNENSSFGSTSLPHRCNCETRWTVCLLRLSEACKDASAVLVKTASFMKNLPAFNQLPPNDQFSLLKACWAPLFILGLAQEHVDFEVTESPADSMLKKILLNGQQSPETKREQPTMAGVSKLKSCLKKFWTLDLSPKEYAYLKGTTIFNPDVPDLNAAMFVQGLQQEAQHALSEVVQLLHPGDPERFARILLTASTLQTITPSLITELFFRPVIGQTDLLELLVDMLFCSEAS